One genomic window of Agrobacterium vitis includes the following:
- a CDS encoding LLM class flavin-dependent oxidoreductase, whose translation MSYALGFLDKSPLDGAESATSALQRTLTLAEKAEESGFSRFWVAEHHNAAKLASSSPEVLIGFLLAHTRRIRIGSGGVMLQHYSAYKVAENFNLLAALAPGRVDLGIGKAPGGMPLSTRALQGAFDPAKKPSFEAQLEELDGFLHHDASIEANADHLAAFPAPEKPAERFLLGASPDSARLAARLGWNFVYAGHINGEETAIHDALSAYRAAGGPSALLAVSVVVAKTDALAESLTGDIRRFRVEIESGQGVNVGSREQALDYVRQTGAQQYRIEERTPRVIRGTPARVHDELERLHRSYGIGEFIVDCPVSQGANRLETIELLAGGRKALAA comes from the coding sequence ATGTCCTACGCCCTCGGCTTTCTCGATAAGTCTCCGCTTGATGGCGCTGAAAGCGCAACATCTGCCCTGCAACGCACCCTCACTTTGGCCGAAAAGGCTGAAGAATCGGGTTTTTCGCGCTTTTGGGTGGCCGAACATCACAATGCGGCCAAGCTCGCCAGTTCATCGCCAGAAGTGTTGATTGGCTTTCTTTTGGCGCACACGCGCAGAATTCGCATCGGTTCCGGCGGCGTGATGCTTCAGCATTACAGTGCCTATAAAGTGGCGGAGAATTTCAATCTTCTGGCGGCACTCGCGCCCGGTCGCGTTGATCTTGGCATTGGCAAGGCCCCCGGCGGCATGCCGCTTTCCACCCGCGCCCTGCAAGGTGCGTTCGATCCGGCCAAAAAGCCCTCGTTTGAGGCGCAGCTGGAAGAGCTGGATGGCTTCTTGCACCATGATGCCAGTATTGAGGCCAACGCAGACCATCTTGCGGCCTTTCCCGCACCGGAAAAACCGGCAGAGCGTTTTCTTCTGGGAGCCAGCCCCGACAGCGCACGGCTGGCAGCGAGGCTTGGCTGGAACTTCGTCTATGCCGGGCACATCAATGGCGAAGAAACCGCGATCCATGATGCCTTGAGCGCCTACCGGGCGGCGGGCGGTCCATCCGCGCTTTTGGCCGTCAGTGTGGTCGTGGCCAAAACTGATGCGCTGGCGGAAAGCCTGACAGGAGACATCCGCCGTTTCCGCGTCGAGATCGAAAGCGGTCAGGGCGTGAATGTCGGCAGCCGGGAACAGGCGCTGGACTATGTCCGCCAGACAGGCGCGCAGCAATATCGGATTGAGGAGCGCACACCGCGGGTTATTCGCGGCACACCAGCGCGGGTTCATGACGAGCTGGAGCGGCTGCATCGCAGCTATGGCATTGGCGAATTTATTGTCGATTGCCCGGTCTCCCAAGGCGCAAACCGGCTGGAGACCATTGAGCTGTTGGCAGGCGGGCGCAAAGCGCTGGCCGCCTAG
- a CDS encoding ABC transporter substrate-binding protein — protein MVTRRDFLGGAAIVALSIVANRQSAHAAAKDAPVHGGTLTWGVETEPSTLNPHLNGQAKAKLILRNTYESLLARTPDGGYVPWLAKDYAISEDGRTYTFTLRDDVTFSNGEALDAEAVALNILKLKEPLYSGSISAGHVARISSVKAVERHKLVITLDRVYAPFLDGITWIDIIAPKSFASSQLKSGGAEVAGTGPFILDKYIKGQEISFIRNPAYNWAPATASHQGPAYLDKVVYRFLSESAVRSGALSSGQVDVIEGIPGNDAELFKNNPDFTYQSAINTGTPYTLYFNSTSGPTADVKVRKALQAAIDVDRTIKSVYRGERQRAWGVLTPADTDFYDKSIEGSYGFDPKLANTLLDDAGWTSRDADGIRTKDGKRLTIDIMQSQATLRDQRDILLQAVQAQARQNAGIDLALQYVDSGTYANRDKDGQYGILPNSTTLQQNGLTIYFHYLPRNKGGSINYSRTEAPEVAAWLDEAASTLDAKKRFEIYAKLQRFVLVEQAYGLPLYVPDDEVAASSRVKGVGFRPFRRLPENAYDIWLQG, from the coding sequence GTGGTTACAAGACGAGATTTTCTCGGTGGAGCGGCGATTGTTGCCCTTTCCATCGTCGCCAATCGGCAGAGTGCCCATGCGGCTGCAAAGGATGCCCCCGTTCACGGTGGCACGCTGACATGGGGGGTGGAAACGGAGCCATCAACGCTCAATCCGCATTTGAACGGTCAGGCCAAGGCCAAGCTGATTTTGCGCAACACCTATGAATCGTTGCTGGCCCGCACGCCGGATGGCGGCTATGTGCCGTGGCTGGCGAAGGATTACGCGATCTCCGAGGATGGCCGAACCTATACCTTCACGCTGCGCGATGATGTAACCTTCAGCAATGGCGAGGCGCTGGATGCAGAGGCGGTTGCGCTCAATATTCTCAAGCTGAAAGAACCGCTTTATTCCGGCAGCATCAGTGCTGGCCATGTGGCACGCATTTCCAGCGTCAAAGCTGTAGAACGACACAAGCTGGTGATTACGCTGGATCGGGTTTATGCACCCTTTCTGGATGGCATCACATGGATTGATATCATTGCCCCGAAATCCTTTGCGTCATCGCAATTGAAATCCGGTGGAGCGGAGGTTGCCGGAACCGGCCCCTTCATTCTCGACAAATATATCAAGGGTCAGGAAATCAGTTTTATCCGCAACCCGGCCTATAACTGGGCACCTGCAACCGCTTCGCATCAGGGGCCAGCCTATCTTGATAAAGTGGTCTATCGCTTCCTCTCGGAATCGGCTGTGCGCAGCGGTGCGCTTTCCTCGGGCCAAGTGGATGTGATTGAGGGCATTCCCGGCAATGACGCCGAATTATTCAAGAACAATCCTGATTTTACCTATCAAAGCGCCATCAACACCGGCACGCCTTATACGCTGTATTTCAACAGCACCAGCGGCCCGACAGCGGATGTGAAGGTGCGCAAAGCCTTGCAGGCCGCCATTGATGTCGATCGCACAATAAAATCGGTCTATCGCGGTGAGCGCCAGCGCGCCTGGGGTGTTCTGACCCCCGCCGATACGGATTTTTACGATAAAAGCATTGAGGGCAGCTATGGTTTTGATCCAAAACTGGCCAACACGCTGCTGGATGACGCGGGCTGGACCAGCCGCGATGCCGACGGCATTCGCACCAAGGACGGCAAGCGGCTGACCATCGACATCATGCAATCGCAGGCCACGCTGCGGGACCAGCGCGACATTCTGCTTCAGGCCGTGCAGGCACAGGCCCGCCAAAATGCAGGCATTGATCTTGCCTTGCAATATGTCGATTCCGGCACCTACGCCAACCGGGACAAGGATGGCCAATACGGCATATTGCCCAATTCCACCACGCTTCAGCAGAATGGCCTGACCATCTATTTCCATTACCTGCCACGCAACAAAGGCGGCTCAATCAATTACAGCCGCACCGAGGCACCGGAAGTTGCCGCGTGGCTGGATGAGGCTGCCTCGACGCTGGATGCCAAAAAGCGCTTCGAGATTTACGCCAAGCTGCAACGCTTCGTGCTGGTAGAGCAGGCCTATGGATTGCCGCTGTATGTCCCAGACGACGAGGTTGCGGCCTCAAGCCGGGTCAAGGGCGTCGGCTTTCGTCCGTTCAGACGCCTTCCCGAAAACGCCTATGACATCTGGCTCCAAGGCTAA
- a CDS encoding ABC transporter substrate-binding protein — MIIRRHVLNLGFGLGLALAAATALPTIVWAADQKPVSGGKLTWGVETEPATLNPHLNGQDKTKLLLRNAYESLLARKADGGYVPWLATEYSISSDGKTYTFKLRDDVRFTDGQVFDAKAVVTNFEQLKDAAYSGSTSAGPVSRIAEAKAVDAHTVAFTLSDVYAPFLDYAASLEILSPAAFNSQQLKSGGPEIAGTGPFILKRYAKGQEIQFIRNPDYHWASANAGHQGPAYLDEVTYRFLSESSVRIGALTSGQVDVIEGVSGNDASLFKGNAEYSYQTALNTGTPYSLFLNVTWGPTQDVKIRKALVASIDVDAVLKAVYRGERTRAWGITSPIDTQFYDKSIEKTYGADPKLANQLLDEAGWTNRDAQGFRTKDGKRLTIEVIQAQATVRDQRDVLLQALQAQARQNAGIDLAIVFVDAGTYTDRRKTGQFGSIANSNTPTDAVDIEFHYLPLAKGGSINYSRAEAPELEQWLKEAAGTLDHAKRFALYSKLQHFAIVDQAYALPLYEPEDQIAAASQIKGIAFRPFKQLPESAYDIWRSQ; from the coding sequence ATGATTATCCGTAGACATGTTCTCAATCTTGGGTTTGGGCTAGGCCTTGCTCTGGCTGCCGCAACGGCCCTCCCCACGATCGTTTGGGCAGCAGATCAAAAGCCAGTCAGCGGTGGCAAGCTGACATGGGGCGTCGAGACCGAGCCTGCAACGCTCAACCCGCATTTGAATGGTCAAGACAAAACCAAACTGTTGCTGCGCAACGCCTATGAATCGCTTCTCGCCCGCAAAGCCGATGGCGGTTATGTGCCATGGCTGGCAACAGAATACAGCATTTCCAGTGATGGCAAGACCTACACATTCAAGCTGCGCGATGATGTGCGCTTTACCGATGGGCAGGTGTTCGATGCCAAAGCGGTGGTCACCAATTTTGAGCAGCTGAAGGATGCCGCCTATTCGGGCAGCACCAGCGCAGGTCCGGTCTCGCGCATCGCAGAAGCAAAGGCCGTGGATGCCCACACCGTGGCGTTCACGTTGAGTGATGTTTATGCACCCTTTCTGGATTATGCAGCCAGCCTCGAAATTCTTTCGCCCGCTGCTTTTAATTCCCAGCAATTGAAATCCGGTGGACCGGAAATTGCCGGAACCGGACCCTTTATCCTGAAGCGCTACGCCAAGGGGCAGGAAATCCAGTTTATCAGAAATCCTGATTATCATTGGGCATCTGCCAATGCAGGCCATCAAGGCCCTGCCTATCTGGATGAGGTGACCTATCGTTTTCTGTCGGAATCCTCGGTGCGCATCGGTGCTCTGACCTCCGGGCAGGTGGATGTGATAGAAGGCGTTTCTGGCAATGATGCCAGCCTGTTCAAGGGCAATGCCGAGTATAGTTATCAGACAGCGCTCAACACCGGCACGCCCTATTCGCTGTTTCTCAATGTCACATGGGGACCAACGCAGGATGTTAAAATCCGCAAGGCGCTGGTGGCCTCCATTGATGTTGATGCGGTGCTAAAGGCCGTCTATCGCGGTGAGCGCACCCGAGCCTGGGGCATTACCTCGCCCATCGATACGCAATTTTATGACAAGAGCATTGAGAAGACTTATGGAGCCGATCCCAAGCTGGCCAATCAGTTGTTGGATGAGGCAGGTTGGACCAACCGCGATGCCCAGGGCTTTCGCACCAAGGACGGCAAACGGCTGACCATTGAGGTGATCCAAGCGCAGGCCACCGTGCGCGACCAGCGCGATGTGTTGCTGCAAGCCTTGCAGGCGCAGGCGCGGCAAAATGCCGGAATTGATCTGGCCATCGTGTTTGTCGATGCCGGAACCTATACGGATCGGCGCAAAACCGGACAGTTTGGCTCTATTGCCAACTCCAACACCCCAACCGATGCCGTGGATATCGAGTTCCACTATCTGCCGCTGGCCAAGGGTGGCTCCATCAACTACAGCCGCGCTGAGGCCCCGGAACTGGAGCAATGGCTGAAAGAAGCCGCAGGCACGCTGGATCACGCCAAGCGGTTTGCGCTGTATTCCAAACTGCAACATTTCGCCATTGTTGATCAGGCCTATGCCCTGCCGCTCTATGAGCCGGAAGACCAGATTGCAGCGGCAAGCCAGATCAAGGGCAT